A genomic window from Gossypium hirsutum isolate 1008001.06 chromosome D12, Gossypium_hirsutum_v2.1, whole genome shotgun sequence includes:
- the LOC107889782 gene encoding lipid phosphate phosphatase epsilon 2, chloroplastic: protein MKCFSSSSSSILPFPSSSSSGLVLPKNMSPISTLSHPLVFKFNLNSSPKLLKSFDPEFFLHLRTRKTSSLGGILTDKTGVRDSSRTMIKTSVLKESRDRDDGIQALEQEVEGFIDGSMRVQGFESTLNRLSKWLVSALFGGVILWRHDAEALWMAMGSIVNAVLSVGLKRLLNQERPVAGLKSDPGMPSSHAQSIFFTVVFAIASLLEWLGNNALSVGISVLALAFGSYLSWLRVSQKLHTMNQILVGAVVGSIFSVLWYLSWDAVVLEAFSSSLWVRVIVLLACAGFGLGFLTYVIQYWLQDER from the exons atgaaatgtttctcttcttcttcttcttccatacTTCCTTTCCCTTCATCATCCTCCTCCGGCCTAGTACTTCCCAAAAACATGTCTCCGATTTCAACTCTTTCCCACCCTCTAGTCTTCAAATTCAATCTTAATTCTTCACCTAAGCTTCTTAAATCGTTTGACCCAGAGTTTTTCCTCCATCTCCGAACCCGCAAAACAAGTTCTCTTGGAGGAATTTTGACCGACAAAACTGGGGTGCGCGACTCTTCAAGAACTATGATTAAAACTTCTGTGTTAAAGGAGTCTAGGGACAGAGACGATGGGATTCAAGCGCTTGAACAAGAAGTAGAAGGTTTCATTGACGGATCAATGCGGGTTCAAGGTTTCGAGTCCACTTTGAATCGTCTG AGCAAGTGGTTGGTGTCAGCTTTGTTTGGTGGGGTGATACTTTGGAGGCATGACGCGGAGGCTTTATGGATGGCGATGGGGTCGATTGTGAATGCGGTGCTCTCAGTTGGACTGAAACGGTTGCTGAATCAGGAGCGGCCAGTGGCCGGCCTTAAGTCCGACCCTGGGATGCCATCTTCTCATGCCCAATCCATATTCTTCACTGTCGTCTTCGCTATAGCTTCAT TATTGGAATGGCTAGGAAATAATGCACTTTCAGTGGGCATTTCCGTTCTGGCTCTGGCATTTGGTTCATATCTT TCATGGCTTCGAGTGTCACAAAAGCTTCATACGATGAATCAAATTCTTGTGGGTGCTGTGGTGGGTTCCATTTTCTCAGTTTTATGGTACCTGTCATGGGATGCTGTTGTTTTGGAAGCATTTAGCTCCTCGCTGTGGGTAAGGGTCATTGTTCTTTTGGCTTGTGCTGGATTTGGCCTAGGCTTTCTTACATATGTGATACAATATTGGCTCCAGGATGAAAGATAG